A section of the Lutra lutra chromosome 3, mLutLut1.2, whole genome shotgun sequence genome encodes:
- the LYPD6 gene encoding ly6/PLAUR domain-containing protein 6, with product MPQSAMEPGPALAWLLLLSLLADCLKATQSRDFTVKDIVYLHPSTTPYPGGFKCFTCEKAADNYECNRWAPDIYCPRETRYCYTQHTMEVTGNSISVTKRCVPLEECLSTGCRDSEHEGHKVCTSCCEGNICNLPLPRNETDATFATTSPINQTNGHPHFMSVMVSCLWMWLGLIL from the exons ATGCCTCAGTCTGCCATGGAAcctggccctgccctggcctggcTCCTGCTCCTGAGCCTGCTGGCAGATTGTCTGAAAGCCACTCAGTCAAGAGACTTCACAGTGAAAGACATTGTCTATCTCCATCCTTCAA CCACACCATATCCTGGTGGATTTAAGTGTTTCACCTGTGAAAAGGCAGCAGACAATTACGAGTGCAACCGATGGGCTCCAGACATCTACTGTCCTCGAG AGACCAGATACTGCTACACTCAGCATACAATGGAAGTCACAGGAAACAGCATCTCTGTCACCAAACGCTGCGTCCCACTGGAAGAGTGCTTGTCCACTGGCTGCAGAGATTCTGAACATGAAGGCCACAAG gtCTGCACTTCCTGTTGTGAAGGAAATATCTGTAACTTGCCACTCCCCCGAAATGAAACTGATGCCACATTTGCCACAACGTCACCCATAAATCAGACAAATGGGCACCCACACTTCATGTCAGTGATGGTGTCCTGTTTGTGGATGTGGTTGGGACTCATATTATAG